Proteins found in one Triticum aestivum cultivar Chinese Spring chromosome 4D, IWGSC CS RefSeq v2.1, whole genome shotgun sequence genomic segment:
- the LOC123100615 gene encoding cell number regulator 6 translates to MAEESQAPRYVKLTRDQEAPAEDICPGELNQPVHVPRPGCRWCAECGQVLPESYQLPADEPWSTGIFGCTADPASCRTGCFCPCVLFGRNVAALKEDTPWTAPCVCHAVFVEGGIALAILTAIFHGVDPRSSFLIGEGLLFSWWLCGTYTGIFRQELQKKYHLKNSPCDPCMVHCCLHWCANCQEHRERRGHLVEREDGVQMTIVDAPPVEEMGMPRESSCCL, encoded by the exons ATGGCGGAGGAGAGCCAGGCGCCGCGCTACGTGAAGCTCACCCGGGACCAGGAGGCGCCCGCCGAGGACATCTGCCCCGGCGAGCTCAACCAGCCCGTCCACGTCCCACGG CCCGGGTGCAGATGGTGCGCCGAGTGCGGCCAGGTCCTGCCGGAGTCCTACCAGCTGCCGGCCGACGAGCCCTGGAGCACCGGAATCTTCGGATGCACCGCCGACCCCGCGAGCT GCCGAACTGGATGCTTCTGTCCATGCGTGTTGTTCGGGCGCAATGTTGCGGCTCTTAAAGAGGATACCCCATGGACAGCACCATGTGTTTGCCATGCCGTCTTTGTGGAAGGAGGGATCGCCCTTGCGATCCTGACAGCAATATTCCATGGGGTTGATCCAAGATCGTCGTTTCTTATTGGAGAAGGTCTACTGTTCAGCTGGTGGCTGTGTGGTACCTATACCGGCATTTTCCGTCAGGAGCTCCAGAAAAAGTACCATCTCAAG AACTCGCCATGCGACCCTTGTATGGTCCATTGCTGCCTGCACTGGTGCGCAAACTGCCAGGAGCATCGCGAGAGGAGGGGCCACCTCGTGGAGAGGGAGGATGGAGTGCAGATGACCATCGTCGACGCGCCTCCGGTGGAAGAGATGGGCATGCCAAGAGAGTCATCGTGCTGCCTCTGA